From the Scyliorhinus canicula unplaced genomic scaffold, sScyCan1.1, whole genome shotgun sequence genome, one window contains:
- the LOC119960771 gene encoding probable G-protein coupled receptor 139: MATADLLLIITDVILNQINYYYFPLCFLHITVVCSAQSVLVCAARDCSVWFTVTFSFDRFMAICCQKLRTKYCTGKTAVVVLTTTGILLYLKNIPYYFTFEPYVLINNVPWFCNTKANTLTDPTWLGFYWFETFLTPLLPFALVLLLNALTVRYILVTSRVRHGLRGKINEQNSSDPEMESRRKSIILLLAISGNFILLWLVNVGNSLYSKISGIVYSTDLEVVVHYVGWMLRNLSCCTNTFIYVLTQSKFREQLKQALKSTVISTLQLMNKLRAASNS; the protein is encoded by the coding sequence atggcaacggcggatcttCTGCTCATTATCACTGACGTCATACTGAATCagatcaattattattattttccattgTGTTTTCTGCATATCACCGTTGTGTGCAGTGCTCAGAGTGTCCTGGTATGTGCAGCTAGAGACtgctctgtctggttcaccgtcactttctctTTTGACAGATTTATGGCCATCTGCTGCCAGAAACTGAGAACAAAATATTGCACAGGCAAAACTGCGGTTGTGGTTCTAACAACAACGGGCATCCTTCTGTATTTAAAAAACATCCCATATTACTTCACTTTTGAACCTTATGTATTAATAAACAATGTCCCGTGGTTCTGTAATACAAAGGCAAATACTTTAACTGATCCCACATGGCTGGGATTTTACTGGTTCGAAACGTTTCTAACACCGTTGCTCCCATTCGCTTTAGTACTGCTGCTGAATGCTCTGACGGTCCGATATATTTTAGTCACAAGTCGAGTCCGTCATGGTCTGAGGGGCAAGATTAACGAGCAGAATAGCAGTGACCCGGAGATGGAGAGTAGAAGGAAGTCTATTATTTTACTCCTCGCTATATCAGGCAACTTCATTCTTTTGTGGTTGGTAAATGTCGGGAATTCCCTTTATTCTAAAATTAGTGGAATAGTTTACTCCACGGATTTAGAAGTTGTTGTTCATTATGTCGGTTGGATGCTGCGGAatttaagttgctgcacaaatacatttatttatgtgttgaCTCAGTCGAAGTTCAGAGAGCAGCTCAAGCAGGCACTAAAATCCACGGTGATATCAACTCTTCAGCTGATGAATAAACTGAGAGCTGCGTCAAACAGTTAA